One window of Magallana gigas chromosome 2, xbMagGiga1.1, whole genome shotgun sequence genomic DNA carries:
- the LOC105332166 gene encoding major facilitator superfamily domain-containing protein 8 isoform X2 encodes MKQKINEKTSLLKSHPPAADDDYSDYSTSNGSVFIENPLVRRSRWRSIRVMYLTMFLSSVSFSICMSSIWPYLKLLESSASTDLLGWVVASYSIGQLIASPFFGMMANRMRKSREPLVISLIINILANILYAYLEDIKTHRVVFLIAARALIGFGAGNVAVVRSYLSGATKLKERTSAMANLSAFQAIGFIVGPGIQTAMVPIGYPGPVHMSGLRINLYTAPAFLSALVGILNLLLLFLVFKEHRVLDEEYSHSIQDPGREEIPDYKPDKIAVASSNIIFFVVLFIFAVFETIGTPLTMDMYAWTRAHATLYNGIILAVGGVVAILVFIVIKILSKWVNERLLLIGGLICCFLGFFVYLPWGNDYPSSQMANIGPEHQLPKNGSWFTVIPSDKTIPPHYNQSTTAAPGNSSGSGSEATGCPDAYQWCSYTPIVTLSQFLCGTALICIGYPTGNVMSYALFSKILGPKPQGTMMGILTASGSLARTVGPIFVSLIYHAFGPRVTFVSMCGMTLITVIFVGFVYKRLVQFKFEKGVEPPDQR; translated from the exons atgaaacaaaaaattaatgaaaaaacgAGTTTGTTGAAATCTCATCCTCCGGCTGCAGATGATGACTACTCCGATTACAG CACATCTAATGGCAGTGTGTTCATTGAGAACCCCCTTGTTCGGCGGAGTCGATGGAGGTCAATACGAGTCATGTACCTCACCATGTTTCTCAGCAGTGTGTCATTTTCCATTTGCATGTCCTCAATATGGCCATATCTAAAACTG CTTGAATCCAGTGCATCCACTGATCTCTTGGGCTGGGTGGTTGCTTCTTATAGCATAGGGCAGCTGATTGCCTCCCCTTTCTTTGGGATGATGGCTAACCGCATGAGGAAAAGCAGGGAGCCACTTGTTATTTCCCTGATCATTAACATCTTGGCTAACATCTTGTATGCTTATCTGGAGGACATCAAGACCCACAGAGTTGTGTTCCTGATTGCAGCCAGGGCATTGATTGGGTTTGGAGCAG GAAATGTTGCTGTAGTGAGGTCCTACCTGTCAGGTGCCACCAAGCTGAAGGAGAGGACCTCCGCCATGGCCAATCTCAGCGCTTTCCAGGCCATTGGATTTATTGTAGGACCAG GAATTCAGACAGCCATGGTTCCAATAGGTTATCCAGGACCAGTCCACATGTCTGGGCTGCGGATCAATCTGTACACTGCGCCGGCATTCCTCAGTGCTCTAGTGGGCATCCTCAATctccttttgttgtttttggtgTTCAAGGAGCACAGGGTTCTGGATGAAGAGTACAGTCATAGTATTCAGGACCCAG GTAGAGAAGAAATCCCAGACTACAAACCCGATAAGATTGCTGTTGCTTCCTCAAACATCATCTTTTTTGTGGTTTTGTTCATCTTTGCTGTCTTTGAAAC CATTGGAACTCCTTTAACCATGGACATGTATGCCTGGACTCGTGCTCATGCCACCCTCTATAATGGCATCATATTGGCTGTTGGCGGGGTGGTAGCCATATTGGTGTTCATAGTCATCAAGATACTCTCCAAATG GGTCAATGAGCGTTTGTTATTAATTGGTGGTCTCATTTGCTGCTTTTTGGGATTTTTTGTGTATCTTCCTTGGGGTAATGATTACCCCTCCTCCCAAATGGCCA ACATTGGGCCAGAGCACCAACTTCCAAAGAATGGTTCCTGGTTTACCGTTATCCCATCTGATAAGACGATTCCTCCCCATTACAACCAGTCTACTACTGCTGCCCCCGGGAACAGTTCAGGGAGTGGTTCAGAGGCCACTGGGTGTCCTGATGCCTACCAGTGGTGCTCGTACACCCCTATTGTGACACTATCTCAGTTTCTTTGTGGCACAGCTCTCATTTGTATAGGATACCCAACAGGAAATGTTATGTCTTATGCCTTATTCTCCAAAATTCTTGGACCCAAGCCACAG GGTACGATGATGGGGATCCTCACAGCCTCGGGAAGTCTTGCTCGCACAGTAGGACCAATTTTCGTCAGCCTGATTTACCACGCTTTTGGCCCCAGAGTGACATTTGTGTCCATGTGTGGGATGACACTGATTACTGTGATCTTTGTTGGATTTGTGTACAAACGTCTTGTGCAGTTCAAATTCGAGAAGGGAGTGGAACCCCCAGATCAACGTTAA
- the LOC105324565 gene encoding protein cycle translates to MDSQNVGAGSSLKRKGSISDEENHLENKRKLRREGEKLRRERLNRTLSLLAEEVPWLQRCERRPDKSSILKLTVNYLKLNIGIKKRNLNFVLPTFLKDTVTEDFLGLVACGSLLIISESGTILYMSESLTQQLGWLQIDVLGSSINKMIHKDDVELLKIQFKWLINFHYTTQTSTEDSKSYIPVNMSRKVNRSFFLRMLNLQHGSGTAPHYDEMKIVGHLHYHTQDKKKVRSVLNESWLVGVCRPVAQQNLINMQTYEDNNSPEWISQHAMDGKLWYQDHRVSLVTGLMPKENIGKSVYDLVRKEDLRDIACSHMKIMTDDEIPCTVFRMDSLDWHRSVKYIKARSVIVKDAWTKKNLFIVSLNQHISDEEGEALLIEQQRRVQALIAATKGLTLQEQNFEESSEVLSIASGSSQPESPVGAELPSICSSASRHSVDSWSDSNSAPSVTDKSLSKDKDTKKRDSLPLLKSLLIGPNCEKGKVTVNKLETLECRSQESVLPKHEQSGDQDSNVGKSSFSGEFFGESTGDSGIVSGFERQDVPYISIVDVDLLDENNAL, encoded by the exons ATGGACAGTCAGAATGTTGGAGCTGGATCCAG CTTAAAGAGGAAAGGCTCCATATCTGATGAGGAAAATCATTTGGaaaataaaag AAAACTTAGGCGGGAAGGTGAAAAGCTAAGAAGAGAGAGGTTGAACAGAACCCTTAGCTTGCTAGCAGAAGAGGTACCATGGTTACAGAGATGTGAACGCCGGCCAGACAAAAGCAGTATACTCAAGCTGACAGTCAACTACCTTAAGTTGAATATTG GAATCAAGAAAAGAAACCTAAATTTTGTCCTTCCCACTTTTCTGAAAGACACAGTCACAGAGGATTTCCTGGGATTG GTAGCATGTGGATCTTTGCTCATCATCTCCGAGTCTGGTACAATTCTATATATGTCGGAGTCTCTAACACAACAATTAGGGTGGCTACAG ATTGATGTGCTTGGGAGCTCCATCAACAAGATGATTCATAAGGATGATGTAGAACTGTTGAAGATACAGTTCAAATGGCTGATTAATTTCCATTACACAACACAGACCAGTACAGAAGATAGTAAATCATATATACCag TGAACATGTCCAGAAAGGTGAACAGGTCATTCTTTTTGAGAATGCTGAACCTTCAGCATGGATCCGGGACTGCACCCCATtatgatgaaatgaaaattgtcgGCCATCTTCATTATCATACACAGGACAAAAAGAAAGTTAGATCGG tTTTAAATGAGAGTTGGTTGGTCGGAGTTTGTCGCCCAGTTGCTCAACAAAATTTAATCAACATGCAGACTTACGAAGACAACAACAGTCCGGAGTGGATATCCCAGCATGCAATGGATGGGAAACTCTGGTATCAGGACCACAG agtATCCTTAGTAACTGGATTAATGCCAAAAGAAAATATCGGGAAATCTGTGTATGACCTAGTCAGGAAGGAGGACTTGAGGGACATTGCCTGCAGTCATATGAAAA TCATGACAGATGATGAGATCCCATGCACAGTGTTTCGAATGGACTCGCTTGATTGGCACAGGAGTGTTAAGTACATCAAGGCCCGTTCAGTGATCGTCAAGGACGCATGGACTAAGAAAAACCTCTTCATTGTGAGCCTTAATCAACATATCAG TGATGAAGAGGGGGAAGCATTGCTCATTGAACAGCAAAGGAGAGTGCAAGCTCTAATAGCTGCTACGAAAGGTCTGACCCTTCAAGAGCAGAACTTTGAAGAGAGCAGTGAGGTACTGTCCATAGCATCAGGCAGTAGTCAGCCAGAATCCCCTGTTGGGGCTGAACTCCCATCCATTTGTAGCTCAGCATCGCGGCATAGTGTTGACAGTTGGAGTGACAGTAACTCCGCCCCTTCAGTGACAGATAAAAGTCTGTCCAAAGACAAGGACACCAaaaagagagactctctgcctTTGTTGAAAAGTCTCTTAATTGGACCAAACTGTGAAAAAGGAAAAGTCACTGTGAATAAATTGGAAACTCTAGAGTGTAGGTCACAGGAAAGTGTGTTGCCTAAACATGAACAGAGTGGAGATCAAGATTCAAATGTGGGTAAATCCAGTTTTTCAGGGGAATTTTTTGGTGAGTCGACAGGAGATTCTGGTATTGTTAGTGGGTTCGAGAGGCAAGATGTGCCGTATATAAGTATTGTTGACGTTGATCTTCTGGACGAGAATAATGCGTTGTAA
- the LOC105332166 gene encoding major facilitator superfamily domain-containing protein 8 isoform X3: MYLTMFLSSVSFSICMSSIWPYLKLLESSASTDLLGWVVASYSIGQLIASPFFGMMANRMRKSREPLVISLIINILANILYAYLEDIKTHRVVFLIAARALIGFGAGNVAVVRSYLSGATKLKERTSAMANLSAFQAIGFIVGPGIQTAMVPIGYPGPVHMSGLRINLYTAPAFLSALVGILNLLLLFLVFKEHRVLDEEYSHSIQDPGREEIPDYKPDKIAVASSNIIFFVVLFIFAVFETIGTPLTMDMYAWTRAHATLYNGIILAVGGVVAILVFIVIKILSKWVNERLLLIGGLICCFLGFFVYLPWGNDYPSSQMANIGPEHQLPKNGSWFTVIPSDKTIPPHYNQSTTAAPGNSSGSGSEATGCPDAYQWCSYTPIVTLSQFLCGTALICIGYPTGNVMSYALFSKILGPKPQGTMMGILTASGSLARTVGPIFVSLIYHAFGPRVTFVSMCGMTLITVIFVGFVYKRLVQFKFEKGVEPPDQR, translated from the exons ATGTACCTCACCATGTTTCTCAGCAGTGTGTCATTTTCCATTTGCATGTCCTCAATATGGCCATATCTAAAACTG CTTGAATCCAGTGCATCCACTGATCTCTTGGGCTGGGTGGTTGCTTCTTATAGCATAGGGCAGCTGATTGCCTCCCCTTTCTTTGGGATGATGGCTAACCGCATGAGGAAAAGCAGGGAGCCACTTGTTATTTCCCTGATCATTAACATCTTGGCTAACATCTTGTATGCTTATCTGGAGGACATCAAGACCCACAGAGTTGTGTTCCTGATTGCAGCCAGGGCATTGATTGGGTTTGGAGCAG GAAATGTTGCTGTAGTGAGGTCCTACCTGTCAGGTGCCACCAAGCTGAAGGAGAGGACCTCCGCCATGGCCAATCTCAGCGCTTTCCAGGCCATTGGATTTATTGTAGGACCAG GAATTCAGACAGCCATGGTTCCAATAGGTTATCCAGGACCAGTCCACATGTCTGGGCTGCGGATCAATCTGTACACTGCGCCGGCATTCCTCAGTGCTCTAGTGGGCATCCTCAATctccttttgttgtttttggtgTTCAAGGAGCACAGGGTTCTGGATGAAGAGTACAGTCATAGTATTCAGGACCCAG GTAGAGAAGAAATCCCAGACTACAAACCCGATAAGATTGCTGTTGCTTCCTCAAACATCATCTTTTTTGTGGTTTTGTTCATCTTTGCTGTCTTTGAAAC CATTGGAACTCCTTTAACCATGGACATGTATGCCTGGACTCGTGCTCATGCCACCCTCTATAATGGCATCATATTGGCTGTTGGCGGGGTGGTAGCCATATTGGTGTTCATAGTCATCAAGATACTCTCCAAATG GGTCAATGAGCGTTTGTTATTAATTGGTGGTCTCATTTGCTGCTTTTTGGGATTTTTTGTGTATCTTCCTTGGGGTAATGATTACCCCTCCTCCCAAATGGCCA ACATTGGGCCAGAGCACCAACTTCCAAAGAATGGTTCCTGGTTTACCGTTATCCCATCTGATAAGACGATTCCTCCCCATTACAACCAGTCTACTACTGCTGCCCCCGGGAACAGTTCAGGGAGTGGTTCAGAGGCCACTGGGTGTCCTGATGCCTACCAGTGGTGCTCGTACACCCCTATTGTGACACTATCTCAGTTTCTTTGTGGCACAGCTCTCATTTGTATAGGATACCCAACAGGAAATGTTATGTCTTATGCCTTATTCTCCAAAATTCTTGGACCCAAGCCACAG GGTACGATGATGGGGATCCTCACAGCCTCGGGAAGTCTTGCTCGCACAGTAGGACCAATTTTCGTCAGCCTGATTTACCACGCTTTTGGCCCCAGAGTGACATTTGTGTCCATGTGTGGGATGACACTGATTACTGTGATCTTTGTTGGATTTGTGTACAAACGTCTTGTGCAGTTCAAATTCGAGAAGGGAGTGGAACCCCCAGATCAACGTTAA
- the LOC105332166 gene encoding major facilitator superfamily domain-containing protein 8 isoform X1 — protein MVIMDNNGISVISVKYFAQNGQIEGIEDLKDKCTSNGSVFIENPLVRRSRWRSIRVMYLTMFLSSVSFSICMSSIWPYLKLLESSASTDLLGWVVASYSIGQLIASPFFGMMANRMRKSREPLVISLIINILANILYAYLEDIKTHRVVFLIAARALIGFGAGNVAVVRSYLSGATKLKERTSAMANLSAFQAIGFIVGPGIQTAMVPIGYPGPVHMSGLRINLYTAPAFLSALVGILNLLLLFLVFKEHRVLDEEYSHSIQDPGREEIPDYKPDKIAVASSNIIFFVVLFIFAVFETIGTPLTMDMYAWTRAHATLYNGIILAVGGVVAILVFIVIKILSKWVNERLLLIGGLICCFLGFFVYLPWGNDYPSSQMANIGPEHQLPKNGSWFTVIPSDKTIPPHYNQSTTAAPGNSSGSGSEATGCPDAYQWCSYTPIVTLSQFLCGTALICIGYPTGNVMSYALFSKILGPKPQGTMMGILTASGSLARTVGPIFVSLIYHAFGPRVTFVSMCGMTLITVIFVGFVYKRLVQFKFEKGVEPPDQR, from the exons atggttATCATGGATAATAATGGGATCTCTGTTATATCTGTCAAATATTTTGCTCAAAATGGGCAGATTGAAGGAATTGAAGATCTTAAAGATAAATG CACATCTAATGGCAGTGTGTTCATTGAGAACCCCCTTGTTCGGCGGAGTCGATGGAGGTCAATACGAGTCATGTACCTCACCATGTTTCTCAGCAGTGTGTCATTTTCCATTTGCATGTCCTCAATATGGCCATATCTAAAACTG CTTGAATCCAGTGCATCCACTGATCTCTTGGGCTGGGTGGTTGCTTCTTATAGCATAGGGCAGCTGATTGCCTCCCCTTTCTTTGGGATGATGGCTAACCGCATGAGGAAAAGCAGGGAGCCACTTGTTATTTCCCTGATCATTAACATCTTGGCTAACATCTTGTATGCTTATCTGGAGGACATCAAGACCCACAGAGTTGTGTTCCTGATTGCAGCCAGGGCATTGATTGGGTTTGGAGCAG GAAATGTTGCTGTAGTGAGGTCCTACCTGTCAGGTGCCACCAAGCTGAAGGAGAGGACCTCCGCCATGGCCAATCTCAGCGCTTTCCAGGCCATTGGATTTATTGTAGGACCAG GAATTCAGACAGCCATGGTTCCAATAGGTTATCCAGGACCAGTCCACATGTCTGGGCTGCGGATCAATCTGTACACTGCGCCGGCATTCCTCAGTGCTCTAGTGGGCATCCTCAATctccttttgttgtttttggtgTTCAAGGAGCACAGGGTTCTGGATGAAGAGTACAGTCATAGTATTCAGGACCCAG GTAGAGAAGAAATCCCAGACTACAAACCCGATAAGATTGCTGTTGCTTCCTCAAACATCATCTTTTTTGTGGTTTTGTTCATCTTTGCTGTCTTTGAAAC CATTGGAACTCCTTTAACCATGGACATGTATGCCTGGACTCGTGCTCATGCCACCCTCTATAATGGCATCATATTGGCTGTTGGCGGGGTGGTAGCCATATTGGTGTTCATAGTCATCAAGATACTCTCCAAATG GGTCAATGAGCGTTTGTTATTAATTGGTGGTCTCATTTGCTGCTTTTTGGGATTTTTTGTGTATCTTCCTTGGGGTAATGATTACCCCTCCTCCCAAATGGCCA ACATTGGGCCAGAGCACCAACTTCCAAAGAATGGTTCCTGGTTTACCGTTATCCCATCTGATAAGACGATTCCTCCCCATTACAACCAGTCTACTACTGCTGCCCCCGGGAACAGTTCAGGGAGTGGTTCAGAGGCCACTGGGTGTCCTGATGCCTACCAGTGGTGCTCGTACACCCCTATTGTGACACTATCTCAGTTTCTTTGTGGCACAGCTCTCATTTGTATAGGATACCCAACAGGAAATGTTATGTCTTATGCCTTATTCTCCAAAATTCTTGGACCCAAGCCACAG GGTACGATGATGGGGATCCTCACAGCCTCGGGAAGTCTTGCTCGCACAGTAGGACCAATTTTCGTCAGCCTGATTTACCACGCTTTTGGCCCCAGAGTGACATTTGTGTCCATGTGTGGGATGACACTGATTACTGTGATCTTTGTTGGATTTGTGTACAAACGTCTTGTGCAGTTCAAATTCGAGAAGGGAGTGGAACCCCCAGATCAACGTTAA